From Triticum aestivum cultivar Chinese Spring chromosome 4A, IWGSC CS RefSeq v2.1, whole genome shotgun sequence, a single genomic window includes:
- the LOC123086103 gene encoding glutamic acid-rich protein isoform X5, whose amino-acid sequence MEADGAAAAAATKGREAEIMEALRARVPFFKKQADSLTLEGVRRTLEKDMDLKINSLDPHKKFIRQCVDKVFSGCDNGNTDNASERAEAKVDNLSEDAQPMSVSNKISSSPDEQGARSSKTNKDPEGVKNHSSGSDITEAMIKKAIDKRASYFRENSETLTLLGVRRTLEEDLKLERKALDAFKDFITKELDRVLQEPENGTTDHSKQEACKDAGQKTSKGSKRARQDFDTSELNNSHSEKEDSDEDKQQAAPAHGKRVERLKSVIKSCGMSVPPSVYRRAKQAPESKREACLIKELEDMLEKEGLSSHPSEKEIKAVRKRKERAKDLEGIDMSNIITSSRRRNASSFIPLPVPKIEADSDSDDDDDDDDDDDDDDDDDDDDDDDDDDDDDDDDDDDDGEEENVEGGDKGDDDDAEAGDGSADGMIQFNSL is encoded by the exons ATGGaggcggacggcgccgccgccgcagcgGCTACAAAGGGGAGGGAGGCGGAGATCATGGAGGCCCTCCGCGCCCGCGTCCCCTTCTTCAAGAAGCAGGCCGA CTCCTTGACTCTTGAAGGTGTGAGGAGAACATTGGAGAAGGACATGGACTTGAAGATAAATTCACTTGATCCTCATAAAAAGTTCATTAGGCAATGTGTAGACAAG GTGTTTTCTGGTTGTGACAATGGGAATACTGATAATGCATCAGAGAGGGCTGAAGCTAAAGTGGATAACTTATCAGAAGATGCCCAACCAATGTCGGTCTCAAACAAAATCTCCTCCAGTCCTGATGAGCAGGGGGCAAGATCCAGTAAAACCAATAAAGACCCGGAGGGGGTGAAAAATCACAGTTCTGGTAGTGATATCACCGAAGCTATGATAAAGAAAGCTATTGACAAAAGGGCTTCCTATTTTAGAGAGAACTCAGA AACTCTTACTCTACTAGGAGTTCGACGGACTTTAGAAGAAGACCTCAAACTTGAGAGGAAAGCTTTGGATGCTTTTAAGGATTTTATTACGAAAGAGTTAGATAGA GTTTTGCAAGAACCTGAAAATGGAACAACGGATCATAGTAAACAGGAGGCTTGCAAGGATGCTGGTCAGAAAACAAGTAAAGGCTCTAAAAGAGCTCGTCAAGACTTTGATACCTCTGAACTAAATAATAGTCATAGTGAGAAGGAAGACAGTGATGAGGAT AAACAACAGGCAGCTCCAGCCCATGGCAAACGAGTAGAACGTCTTAAGTCAGTAATAAAATCTTGTGGAATGAG TGTGCCACCTTCTGTGTATCGGAGGGCAAAGCAGGCGCCGGAGAGCAAGCGCGAGGCTTGTTTGATAAAGGAGTTGGAGGATATGCTTGAAAAGGAAGGATTGTCTTCACACCCTTCTGAGAAAG AAATTAAAGCAgtgagaaaaagaaaggaaagagcAAAGGATCTTGAGGGCATAGACATGAGCAATATTATTACGAGTTCTCGTAGGAGAAATGCATCTAGTTTTATACCCCTGCCAGTGCCTAAAATTGAAGCTGATAGtgacagcgatgatgatgatgatgatgatgatgatgatgatgatgatgatgatgatgatgatgatgatgatgatgatgatgatgatgatgatgatgatgatgatgatgatgatgatggtgaagagGAGAATGTGGAGGGTGGAGATAAAGGTGACGACGACGATGCAGAAGCTGGAGATGGATCTGCTGATGGTATGATTCAATTCAATAGTTTGTAA
- the LOC123086103 gene encoding glutamic acid-rich protein isoform X4 yields the protein MEADGAAAAAATKGREAEIMEALRARVPFFKKQADSLTLEGVRRTLEKDMDLKINSLDPHKKFIRQCVDKVFSGCDNGNTDNASERAEAKVDNLSEDAQPMSVSNKISSSPDEQGARSSKTNKDPEGVKNHSSGSDITEAMIKKAIDKRASYFRENSETLTLLGVRRTLEEDLKLERKALDAFKDFITKELDRVLQEPENGTTDHSKQEACKDAGQKTSKGSKRARQDFDTSELNNSHSEKEDSDEDVRPIKKKQQAAPAHGKRVERLKSVIKSCGMSVPPSVYRRAKQAPESKREACLIKELEDMLEKEGLSSHPSEKEIKAVRKRKERAKDLEGIDMSNIITSSRRRNASSFIPLPVPKIEADSDSDDDDDDDDDDDDDDDDDDDDDDDDDDDDDDDDDDDDGEEENVEGGDKGDDDDAEAGDGSADGMIQFNSL from the exons ATGGaggcggacggcgccgccgccgcagcgGCTACAAAGGGGAGGGAGGCGGAGATCATGGAGGCCCTCCGCGCCCGCGTCCCCTTCTTCAAGAAGCAGGCCGA CTCCTTGACTCTTGAAGGTGTGAGGAGAACATTGGAGAAGGACATGGACTTGAAGATAAATTCACTTGATCCTCATAAAAAGTTCATTAGGCAATGTGTAGACAAG GTGTTTTCTGGTTGTGACAATGGGAATACTGATAATGCATCAGAGAGGGCTGAAGCTAAAGTGGATAACTTATCAGAAGATGCCCAACCAATGTCGGTCTCAAACAAAATCTCCTCCAGTCCTGATGAGCAGGGGGCAAGATCCAGTAAAACCAATAAAGACCCGGAGGGGGTGAAAAATCACAGTTCTGGTAGTGATATCACCGAAGCTATGATAAAGAAAGCTATTGACAAAAGGGCTTCCTATTTTAGAGAGAACTCAGA AACTCTTACTCTACTAGGAGTTCGACGGACTTTAGAAGAAGACCTCAAACTTGAGAGGAAAGCTTTGGATGCTTTTAAGGATTTTATTACGAAAGAGTTAGATAGA GTTTTGCAAGAACCTGAAAATGGAACAACGGATCATAGTAAACAGGAGGCTTGCAAGGATGCTGGTCAGAAAACAAGTAAAGGCTCTAAAAGAGCTCGTCAAGACTTTGATACCTCTGAACTAAATAATAGTCATAGTGAGAAGGAAGACAGTGATGAGGATGTAAGGCCAATAAAGaag AAACAACAGGCAGCTCCAGCCCATGGCAAACGAGTAGAACGTCTTAAGTCAGTAATAAAATCTTGTGGAATGAG TGTGCCACCTTCTGTGTATCGGAGGGCAAAGCAGGCGCCGGAGAGCAAGCGCGAGGCTTGTTTGATAAAGGAGTTGGAGGATATGCTTGAAAAGGAAGGATTGTCTTCACACCCTTCTGAGAAAG AAATTAAAGCAgtgagaaaaagaaaggaaagagcAAAGGATCTTGAGGGCATAGACATGAGCAATATTATTACGAGTTCTCGTAGGAGAAATGCATCTAGTTTTATACCCCTGCCAGTGCCTAAAATTGAAGCTGATAGtgacagcgatgatgatgatgatgatgatgatgatgatgatgatgatgatgatgatgatgatgatgatgatgatgatgatgatgatgatgatgatgatgatgatgatgatgatgatggtgaagagGAGAATGTGGAGGGTGGAGATAAAGGTGACGACGACGATGCAGAAGCTGGAGATGGATCTGCTGATGGTATGATTCAATTCAATAGTTTGTAA
- the LOC123086103 gene encoding glutamic acid-rich protein isoform X2: protein MEADGAAAAAATKGREAEIMEALRARVPFFKKQADSLTLEGVRRTLEKDMDLKINSLDPHKKFIRQCVDKVFSGCDNGNTDNASERAEAKVDNLSEDAQPMSVSNKISSSPDEQGARSSKTNKDPEGVKNHSSGSDITEAMIKKAIDKRASYFRENSDVFDYSACIHKMKQCRTLTLLGVRRTLEEDLKLERKALDAFKDFITKELDRVLQEPENGTTDHSKQEACKDAGQKTSKGSKRARQDFDTSELNNSHSEKEDSDEDVRPIKKKQQAAPAHGKRVERLKSVIKSCGMSVPPSVYRRAKQAPESKREACLIKELEDMLEKEGLSSHPSEKEIKAVRKRKERAKDLEGIDMSNIITSSRRRNASSFIPLPVPKIEADSDSDDDDDDDDDDDDDDDDDDDDDDDDDDDDDDDDDDDDGEEENVEGGDKGDDDDAEAGDGSADDAGNGSD from the exons ATGGaggcggacggcgccgccgccgcagcgGCTACAAAGGGGAGGGAGGCGGAGATCATGGAGGCCCTCCGCGCCCGCGTCCCCTTCTTCAAGAAGCAGGCCGA CTCCTTGACTCTTGAAGGTGTGAGGAGAACATTGGAGAAGGACATGGACTTGAAGATAAATTCACTTGATCCTCATAAAAAGTTCATTAGGCAATGTGTAGACAAG GTGTTTTCTGGTTGTGACAATGGGAATACTGATAATGCATCAGAGAGGGCTGAAGCTAAAGTGGATAACTTATCAGAAGATGCCCAACCAATGTCGGTCTCAAACAAAATCTCCTCCAGTCCTGATGAGCAGGGGGCAAGATCCAGTAAAACCAATAAAGACCCGGAGGGGGTGAAAAATCACAGTTCTGGTAGTGATATCACCGAAGCTATGATAAAGAAAGCTATTGACAAAAGGGCTTCCTATTTTAGAGAGAACTCAGA CGTGTTTGATTATTCAGCATGTATTCACAAAATGAAGCAATGCAGAACTCTTACTCTACTAGGAGTTCGACGGACTTTAGAAGAAGACCTCAAACTTGAGAGGAAAGCTTTGGATGCTTTTAAGGATTTTATTACGAAAGAGTTAGATAGA GTTTTGCAAGAACCTGAAAATGGAACAACGGATCATAGTAAACAGGAGGCTTGCAAGGATGCTGGTCAGAAAACAAGTAAAGGCTCTAAAAGAGCTCGTCAAGACTTTGATACCTCTGAACTAAATAATAGTCATAGTGAGAAGGAAGACAGTGATGAGGATGTAAGGCCAATAAAGaag AAACAACAGGCAGCTCCAGCCCATGGCAAACGAGTAGAACGTCTTAAGTCAGTAATAAAATCTTGTGGAATGAG TGTGCCACCTTCTGTGTATCGGAGGGCAAAGCAGGCGCCGGAGAGCAAGCGCGAGGCTTGTTTGATAAAGGAGTTGGAGGATATGCTTGAAAAGGAAGGATTGTCTTCACACCCTTCTGAGAAAG AAATTAAAGCAgtgagaaaaagaaaggaaagagcAAAGGATCTTGAGGGCATAGACATGAGCAATATTATTACGAGTTCTCGTAGGAGAAATGCATCTAGTTTTATACCCCTGCCAGTGCCTAAAATTGAAGCTGATAGtgacagcgatgatgatgatgatgatgatgatgatgatgatgatgatgatgatgatgatgatgatgatgatgatgatgatgatgatgatgatgatgatgatgatgatgatgatgatggtgaagagGAGAATGTGGAGGGTGGAGATAAAGGTGACGACGACGATGCAGAAGCTGGAGATGGATCTGCTGATG ATGCTGGAAACGGGAGCGATTGA
- the LOC123086103 gene encoding glutamic acid-rich protein isoform X1, translating into MEADGAAAAAATKGREAEIMEALRARVPFFKKQADSLTLEGVRRTLEKDMDLKINSLDPHKKFIRQCVDKVFSGCDNGNTDNASERAEAKVDNLSEDAQPMSVSNKISSSPDEQGARSSKTNKDPEGVKNHSSGSDITEAMIKKAIDKRASYFRENSDVFDYSACIHKMKQCRTLTLLGVRRTLEEDLKLERKALDAFKDFITKELDRVLQEPENGTTDHSKQEACKDAGQKTSKGSKRARQDFDTSELNNSHSEKEDSDEDVRPIKKKQQAAPAHGKRVERLKSVIKSCGMSVPPSVYRRAKQAPESKREACLIKELEDMLEKEGLSSHPSEKEIKAVRKRKERAKDLEGIDMSNIITSSRRRNASSFIPLPVPKIEADSDSDDDDDDDDDDDDDDDDDDDDDDDDDDDDDDDDDDDDGEEENVEGGDKGDDDDAEAGDGSADGMIQFNSL; encoded by the exons ATGGaggcggacggcgccgccgccgcagcgGCTACAAAGGGGAGGGAGGCGGAGATCATGGAGGCCCTCCGCGCCCGCGTCCCCTTCTTCAAGAAGCAGGCCGA CTCCTTGACTCTTGAAGGTGTGAGGAGAACATTGGAGAAGGACATGGACTTGAAGATAAATTCACTTGATCCTCATAAAAAGTTCATTAGGCAATGTGTAGACAAG GTGTTTTCTGGTTGTGACAATGGGAATACTGATAATGCATCAGAGAGGGCTGAAGCTAAAGTGGATAACTTATCAGAAGATGCCCAACCAATGTCGGTCTCAAACAAAATCTCCTCCAGTCCTGATGAGCAGGGGGCAAGATCCAGTAAAACCAATAAAGACCCGGAGGGGGTGAAAAATCACAGTTCTGGTAGTGATATCACCGAAGCTATGATAAAGAAAGCTATTGACAAAAGGGCTTCCTATTTTAGAGAGAACTCAGA CGTGTTTGATTATTCAGCATGTATTCACAAAATGAAGCAATGCAGAACTCTTACTCTACTAGGAGTTCGACGGACTTTAGAAGAAGACCTCAAACTTGAGAGGAAAGCTTTGGATGCTTTTAAGGATTTTATTACGAAAGAGTTAGATAGA GTTTTGCAAGAACCTGAAAATGGAACAACGGATCATAGTAAACAGGAGGCTTGCAAGGATGCTGGTCAGAAAACAAGTAAAGGCTCTAAAAGAGCTCGTCAAGACTTTGATACCTCTGAACTAAATAATAGTCATAGTGAGAAGGAAGACAGTGATGAGGATGTAAGGCCAATAAAGaag AAACAACAGGCAGCTCCAGCCCATGGCAAACGAGTAGAACGTCTTAAGTCAGTAATAAAATCTTGTGGAATGAG TGTGCCACCTTCTGTGTATCGGAGGGCAAAGCAGGCGCCGGAGAGCAAGCGCGAGGCTTGTTTGATAAAGGAGTTGGAGGATATGCTTGAAAAGGAAGGATTGTCTTCACACCCTTCTGAGAAAG AAATTAAAGCAgtgagaaaaagaaaggaaagagcAAAGGATCTTGAGGGCATAGACATGAGCAATATTATTACGAGTTCTCGTAGGAGAAATGCATCTAGTTTTATACCCCTGCCAGTGCCTAAAATTGAAGCTGATAGtgacagcgatgatgatgatgatgatgatgatgatgatgatgatgatgatgatgatgatgatgatgatgatgatgatgatgatgatgatgatgatgatgatgatgatgatgatgatggtgaagagGAGAATGTGGAGGGTGGAGATAAAGGTGACGACGACGATGCAGAAGCTGGAGATGGATCTGCTGATGGTATGATTCAATTCAATAGTTTGTAA
- the LOC123086103 gene encoding glutamic acid-rich protein isoform X3, with the protein MEADGAAAAAATKGREAEIMEALRARVPFFKKQADSLTLEGVRRTLEKDMDLKINSLDPHKKFIRQCVDKVFSGCDNGNTDNASERAEAKVDNLSEDAQPMSVSNKISSSPDEQGARSSKTNKDPEGVKNHSSGSDITEAMIKKAIDKRASYFRENSDVFDYSACIHKMKQCRTLTLLGVRRTLEEDLKLERKALDAFKDFITKELDRVLQEPENGTTDHSKQEACKDAGQKTSKGSKRARQDFDTSELNNSHSEKEDSDEDKQQAAPAHGKRVERLKSVIKSCGMSVPPSVYRRAKQAPESKREACLIKELEDMLEKEGLSSHPSEKEIKAVRKRKERAKDLEGIDMSNIITSSRRRNASSFIPLPVPKIEADSDSDDDDDDDDDDDDDDDDDDDDDDDDDDDDDDDDDDDDGEEENVEGGDKGDDDDAEAGDGSADGMIQFNSL; encoded by the exons ATGGaggcggacggcgccgccgccgcagcgGCTACAAAGGGGAGGGAGGCGGAGATCATGGAGGCCCTCCGCGCCCGCGTCCCCTTCTTCAAGAAGCAGGCCGA CTCCTTGACTCTTGAAGGTGTGAGGAGAACATTGGAGAAGGACATGGACTTGAAGATAAATTCACTTGATCCTCATAAAAAGTTCATTAGGCAATGTGTAGACAAG GTGTTTTCTGGTTGTGACAATGGGAATACTGATAATGCATCAGAGAGGGCTGAAGCTAAAGTGGATAACTTATCAGAAGATGCCCAACCAATGTCGGTCTCAAACAAAATCTCCTCCAGTCCTGATGAGCAGGGGGCAAGATCCAGTAAAACCAATAAAGACCCGGAGGGGGTGAAAAATCACAGTTCTGGTAGTGATATCACCGAAGCTATGATAAAGAAAGCTATTGACAAAAGGGCTTCCTATTTTAGAGAGAACTCAGA CGTGTTTGATTATTCAGCATGTATTCACAAAATGAAGCAATGCAGAACTCTTACTCTACTAGGAGTTCGACGGACTTTAGAAGAAGACCTCAAACTTGAGAGGAAAGCTTTGGATGCTTTTAAGGATTTTATTACGAAAGAGTTAGATAGA GTTTTGCAAGAACCTGAAAATGGAACAACGGATCATAGTAAACAGGAGGCTTGCAAGGATGCTGGTCAGAAAACAAGTAAAGGCTCTAAAAGAGCTCGTCAAGACTTTGATACCTCTGAACTAAATAATAGTCATAGTGAGAAGGAAGACAGTGATGAGGAT AAACAACAGGCAGCTCCAGCCCATGGCAAACGAGTAGAACGTCTTAAGTCAGTAATAAAATCTTGTGGAATGAG TGTGCCACCTTCTGTGTATCGGAGGGCAAAGCAGGCGCCGGAGAGCAAGCGCGAGGCTTGTTTGATAAAGGAGTTGGAGGATATGCTTGAAAAGGAAGGATTGTCTTCACACCCTTCTGAGAAAG AAATTAAAGCAgtgagaaaaagaaaggaaagagcAAAGGATCTTGAGGGCATAGACATGAGCAATATTATTACGAGTTCTCGTAGGAGAAATGCATCTAGTTTTATACCCCTGCCAGTGCCTAAAATTGAAGCTGATAGtgacagcgatgatgatgatgatgatgatgatgatgatgatgatgatgatgatgatgatgatgatgatgatgatgatgatgatgatgatgatgatgatgatgatgatgatgatgatggtgaagagGAGAATGTGGAGGGTGGAGATAAAGGTGACGACGACGATGCAGAAGCTGGAGATGGATCTGCTGATGGTATGATTCAATTCAATAGTTTGTAA
- the LOC123086103 gene encoding nucleolin isoform X7: MNDQVFSGCDNGNTDNASERAEAKVDNLSEDAQPMSVSNKISSSPDEQGARSSKTNKDPEGVKNHSSGSDITEAMIKKAIDKRASYFRENSETLTLLGVRRTLEEDLKLERKALDAFKDFITKELDRVLQEPENGTTDHSKQEACKDAGQKTSKGSKRARQDFDTSELNNSHSEKEDSDEDVRPIKKKQQAAPAHGKRVERLKSVIKSCGMSVPPSVYRRAKQAPESKREACLIKELEDMLEKEGLSSHPSEKEIKAVRKRKERAKDLEGIDMSNIITSSRRRNASSFIPLPVPKIEADSDSDDDDDDDDDDDDDDDDDDDDDDDDDDDDDDDDDDDDGEEENVEGGDKGDDDDAEAGDGSADGMIQFNSL, translated from the exons ATGAATGATCAG GTGTTTTCTGGTTGTGACAATGGGAATACTGATAATGCATCAGAGAGGGCTGAAGCTAAAGTGGATAACTTATCAGAAGATGCCCAACCAATGTCGGTCTCAAACAAAATCTCCTCCAGTCCTGATGAGCAGGGGGCAAGATCCAGTAAAACCAATAAAGACCCGGAGGGGGTGAAAAATCACAGTTCTGGTAGTGATATCACCGAAGCTATGATAAAGAAAGCTATTGACAAAAGGGCTTCCTATTTTAGAGAGAACTCAGA AACTCTTACTCTACTAGGAGTTCGACGGACTTTAGAAGAAGACCTCAAACTTGAGAGGAAAGCTTTGGATGCTTTTAAGGATTTTATTACGAAAGAGTTAGATAGA GTTTTGCAAGAACCTGAAAATGGAACAACGGATCATAGTAAACAGGAGGCTTGCAAGGATGCTGGTCAGAAAACAAGTAAAGGCTCTAAAAGAGCTCGTCAAGACTTTGATACCTCTGAACTAAATAATAGTCATAGTGAGAAGGAAGACAGTGATGAGGATGTAAGGCCAATAAAGaag AAACAACAGGCAGCTCCAGCCCATGGCAAACGAGTAGAACGTCTTAAGTCAGTAATAAAATCTTGTGGAATGAG TGTGCCACCTTCTGTGTATCGGAGGGCAAAGCAGGCGCCGGAGAGCAAGCGCGAGGCTTGTTTGATAAAGGAGTTGGAGGATATGCTTGAAAAGGAAGGATTGTCTTCACACCCTTCTGAGAAAG AAATTAAAGCAgtgagaaaaagaaaggaaagagcAAAGGATCTTGAGGGCATAGACATGAGCAATATTATTACGAGTTCTCGTAGGAGAAATGCATCTAGTTTTATACCCCTGCCAGTGCCTAAAATTGAAGCTGATAGtgacagcgatgatgatgatgatgatgatgatgatgatgatgatgatgatgatgatgatgatgatgatgatgatgatgatgatgatgatgatgatgatgatgatgatgatgatgatggtgaagagGAGAATGTGGAGGGTGGAGATAAAGGTGACGACGACGATGCAGAAGCTGGAGATGGATCTGCTGATGGTATGATTCAATTCAATAGTTTGTAA
- the LOC123086103 gene encoding nucleolin isoform X6 encodes MNDQVFSGCDNGNTDNASERAEAKVDNLSEDAQPMSVSNKISSSPDEQGARSSKTNKDPEGVKNHSSGSDITEAMIKKAIDKRASYFRENSDVFDYSACIHKMKQCRTLTLLGVRRTLEEDLKLERKALDAFKDFITKELDRVLQEPENGTTDHSKQEACKDAGQKTSKGSKRARQDFDTSELNNSHSEKEDSDEDVRPIKKKQQAAPAHGKRVERLKSVIKSCGMSVPPSVYRRAKQAPESKREACLIKELEDMLEKEGLSSHPSEKEIKAVRKRKERAKDLEGIDMSNIITSSRRRNASSFIPLPVPKIEADSDSDDDDDDDDDDDDDDDDDDDDDDDDDDDDDDDDDDDDGEEENVEGGDKGDDDDAEAGDGSADGMIQFNSL; translated from the exons ATGAATGATCAG GTGTTTTCTGGTTGTGACAATGGGAATACTGATAATGCATCAGAGAGGGCTGAAGCTAAAGTGGATAACTTATCAGAAGATGCCCAACCAATGTCGGTCTCAAACAAAATCTCCTCCAGTCCTGATGAGCAGGGGGCAAGATCCAGTAAAACCAATAAAGACCCGGAGGGGGTGAAAAATCACAGTTCTGGTAGTGATATCACCGAAGCTATGATAAAGAAAGCTATTGACAAAAGGGCTTCCTATTTTAGAGAGAACTCAGA CGTGTTTGATTATTCAGCATGTATTCACAAAATGAAGCAATGCAGAACTCTTACTCTACTAGGAGTTCGACGGACTTTAGAAGAAGACCTCAAACTTGAGAGGAAAGCTTTGGATGCTTTTAAGGATTTTATTACGAAAGAGTTAGATAGA GTTTTGCAAGAACCTGAAAATGGAACAACGGATCATAGTAAACAGGAGGCTTGCAAGGATGCTGGTCAGAAAACAAGTAAAGGCTCTAAAAGAGCTCGTCAAGACTTTGATACCTCTGAACTAAATAATAGTCATAGTGAGAAGGAAGACAGTGATGAGGATGTAAGGCCAATAAAGaag AAACAACAGGCAGCTCCAGCCCATGGCAAACGAGTAGAACGTCTTAAGTCAGTAATAAAATCTTGTGGAATGAG TGTGCCACCTTCTGTGTATCGGAGGGCAAAGCAGGCGCCGGAGAGCAAGCGCGAGGCTTGTTTGATAAAGGAGTTGGAGGATATGCTTGAAAAGGAAGGATTGTCTTCACACCCTTCTGAGAAAG AAATTAAAGCAgtgagaaaaagaaaggaaagagcAAAGGATCTTGAGGGCATAGACATGAGCAATATTATTACGAGTTCTCGTAGGAGAAATGCATCTAGTTTTATACCCCTGCCAGTGCCTAAAATTGAAGCTGATAGtgacagcgatgatgatgatgatgatgatgatgatgatgatgatgatgatgatgatgatgatgatgatgatgatgatgatgatgatgatgatgatgatgatgatgatgatgatgatggtgaagagGAGAATGTGGAGGGTGGAGATAAAGGTGACGACGACGATGCAGAAGCTGGAGATGGATCTGCTGATGGTATGATTCAATTCAATAGTTTGTAA